In Haloarcula sp. H-GB4, a single genomic region encodes these proteins:
- a CDS encoding zinc-binding dehydrogenase has product MQAVQFDSHGDRDVLEYGEFPDPEPDRDEVVIDVKAAALNHLDIWTRRGLPGIDLDMPHIPGSDAAGVVDEVGDGVSRFEPGDRVAVLAGKSGGGDEFSRKGDPTLAPDYHIIGEHVRGVHSEYAAVPAENLTPVPEGVDWETAAASPLVFQTAWRMLRDRGDLKAGESVLVLGASGGVGHAAVQIADHAGAEVFATASSQEKLDYAEELGADHTINYEETDFAGEIRDLTDGRGVDMVVDHIGAQTWQDSLKSLVKGGRVVTCGATTGGNPETDINRIFWNQLQVIGSTMATPGQADEVLDLVWQGEMEPRVRETLPMSEIARAHEIIEDREGFGKVVVVPDSEL; this is encoded by the coding sequence ATGCAAGCCGTTCAGTTCGACAGTCACGGCGACCGTGATGTACTCGAGTATGGCGAGTTTCCCGATCCCGAACCGGACCGCGACGAGGTGGTCATCGACGTAAAGGCGGCCGCGCTAAATCACCTCGATATCTGGACGCGGCGCGGGCTCCCCGGCATCGACCTCGATATGCCACACATTCCGGGTAGTGACGCCGCGGGTGTTGTCGACGAGGTCGGCGACGGTGTCTCGCGGTTCGAACCGGGCGACCGGGTGGCCGTCCTCGCCGGTAAAAGCGGCGGTGGCGACGAGTTCAGTCGAAAGGGCGACCCGACACTCGCGCCGGACTACCACATCATCGGCGAACACGTCCGGGGCGTCCACAGCGAGTACGCCGCCGTGCCGGCGGAGAACCTCACACCGGTCCCGGAGGGCGTCGACTGGGAGACAGCCGCCGCGTCGCCGCTGGTGTTCCAGACCGCCTGGCGGATGCTGCGCGACCGTGGCGACCTGAAGGCCGGCGAGTCCGTCCTCGTCCTCGGGGCATCCGGTGGTGTAGGCCACGCCGCCGTCCAGATCGCCGACCACGCCGGCGCTGAGGTGTTCGCCACCGCCAGCAGCCAAGAAAAGCTCGACTACGCGGAGGAACTGGGTGCGGACCACACGATCAACTACGAGGAGACGGACTTCGCGGGCGAGATCCGGGACCTGACTGACGGCCGCGGCGTCGACATGGTCGTCGACCACATCGGCGCACAGACCTGGCAGGACTCGCTCAAGAGCCTCGTCAAGGGCGGCCGGGTCGTCACCTGCGGGGCGACGACCGGCGGCAACCCGGAGACGGACATCAACCGCATCTTCTGGAACCAGTTGCAGGTCATCGGCTCGACGATGGCCACCCCGGGGCAGGCTGACGAAGTGCTGGATCTGGTCTGGCAGGGTGAGATGGAGCCGCGAGTCCGCGAGACGCTGCCGATGAGCGAGATCGCCCGGGCACACGAAATAATCGAGGACCGCGAGGGCTTCGGGAAGGTCGTGGTCGTTCCCGACAGCGAACTGTAG
- a CDS encoding XapX domain-containing protein, which produces MNLSLVIVATMTGVATGVVFGLLDVPIPAPPNLAGVMGILGILVGYRLIKYFDVGVNLLSLLKV; this is translated from the coding sequence ATGAATCTCTCACTCGTTATCGTCGCGACGATGACCGGCGTCGCTACCGGCGTCGTGTTCGGACTGCTGGATGTTCCCATTCCGGCCCCGCCGAATCTCGCCGGTGTCATGGGAATCCTCGGAATTCTCGTCGGCTATCGACTCATCAAGTACTTCGATGTCGGCGTCAATCTGCTGTCGTTGCTGAAAGTCTGA
- a CDS encoding CehA/McbA family metallohydrolase, translating to MDRNHIRPVLLSVLLVLSVVSTGFIGSAAAAPSEQNELVTANSQTATQTAAAGGATCQLDSSCPVPDNSVDLNNSGAGVDVLIDGSHQGSTFTKFANRLSERGYDVDTKRSTSGGLTSWNSSAANGLSDYDVVIIPVPQTAYSEAEQEAIDEYVRNGGSLFVVGEWTSPLQGHAGKLNDITDPYGLHFNGESDKWLRNIQDPTNKTVEDYEWRVVLHNTGQHPIMNNVDTVEYDGVSLNVTDTENGTQAPLLYGDSDTYEYTYSTTEKEYPRGERIVGAAATWDIGNNGRVVAFGSQKSVTTYLTDEWQAEHQQTDTRPFLFRTVKWLASSGHVERPEKPVAVTGERIKGGETPANETIVLKNSEVAAAIGTETNGPFGTLPGGIYDANAYGLTTDQIGVAEFAFNNFGTWPDYESFERQNATGPNGAAVVTATGHVSTNPNVSITTTYTLPANSSHIWINTTMENGGDQRLPVNDSERLQSGAALSSEGQSTWLPGSGTVEETRSPPVSADTLDQPWAALTGDRVSYGVWGGNGSFTSYTGSTTWIDPWLEHRLDSGETRSAEFALFVGEDGASSGTSEYYNKQQGTETGTVTGSIESTDNESVSQATVTASKGDRAFTYTVGSETGTYELELPAGEYTLTADASGFAASDPKSVTVSSGETATADFDSLEGPAPVNVSATIDDEGEVSPADARITVLDGGTAVQTVYTETTPAGTASFQLPPGNYTLVFNHGTGYIAEPVEKNISVTPGEAVSVNATFTEELDPSERNWVGIDPHAHSSVSFDGKTPIDNFVAIQKSAGVDAVFISDHNAIGGWGAMQSQAQEREIMFVRSEEITTGDLGHFNPYPLHGEEMIDSDGTLVEFIEESRSRHNATVFQINHPGDRFVSLDSAPGQHEEYLPMVDAIEAYNGPYGESDAASVQGLFTLWNNGYDITATGVSDDHCSQCFPAKYGSARTRAYVEGTVTPDKWAQSVKDGHTYATYGPAVEFTVDDRMPGETVNTTAGSSVEASATVRNLDELAYAEVIRNGTTVSNVTLDGTNDTMSTDVDIDGNAWVAFRVVDEDGDRALTSPVWISAGQQAESGTDGNGESGGATATATPDTEDESAGTMADDTATAESETTAASGPGFTAVVTLLALIGAALLATRRGT from the coding sequence ATGGACAGAAATCACATACGGCCAGTACTACTCAGCGTACTACTCGTTTTGTCGGTTGTCAGCACCGGCTTCATCGGAAGTGCCGCTGCTGCACCGAGCGAACAAAACGAGTTGGTAACGGCGAATAGCCAGACAGCAACACAGACGGCCGCAGCCGGTGGGGCGACCTGTCAGCTTGACAGTAGTTGTCCAGTTCCTGATAATTCAGTCGATCTCAACAACAGCGGTGCCGGGGTCGATGTGTTGATCGACGGGAGTCATCAAGGCTCGACGTTCACGAAGTTCGCAAACCGACTCAGCGAACGCGGATACGACGTCGACACGAAACGGTCGACGTCAGGCGGGCTAACTTCGTGGAACAGTTCGGCCGCGAACGGGCTGTCGGACTACGACGTAGTCATCATTCCCGTCCCCCAGACGGCCTATAGCGAGGCCGAACAGGAGGCAATCGACGAATACGTCAGAAACGGCGGCAGCCTGTTCGTCGTCGGTGAATGGACCTCACCACTGCAGGGCCACGCCGGCAAGCTCAACGACATTACCGACCCGTACGGGCTCCACTTCAACGGCGAGAGCGACAAGTGGCTCCGGAACATTCAGGATCCGACCAATAAGACAGTCGAGGACTACGAGTGGCGAGTTGTTCTGCACAACACGGGCCAGCATCCCATAATGAACAACGTCGATACCGTGGAGTACGACGGCGTCAGTCTCAACGTGACCGATACGGAAAACGGGACGCAGGCCCCGTTGCTGTACGGTGACAGCGATACCTACGAGTACACCTACTCCACGACAGAGAAAGAGTACCCCCGTGGCGAGCGCATCGTCGGTGCGGCCGCGACGTGGGACATCGGTAACAACGGCCGCGTCGTCGCCTTCGGCAGCCAGAAGTCGGTCACGACGTATCTCACCGACGAGTGGCAGGCCGAACACCAGCAGACCGATACACGGCCGTTCCTCTTCCGGACGGTGAAGTGGCTGGCCTCGTCGGGGCACGTCGAGCGACCGGAGAAGCCGGTCGCCGTCACCGGCGAGCGAATCAAGGGCGGCGAGACGCCGGCGAACGAGACGATCGTCCTGAAAAACAGCGAAGTCGCCGCCGCCATCGGCACCGAGACGAACGGACCCTTCGGCACGCTGCCGGGCGGTATCTACGACGCCAACGCGTACGGGCTGACGACCGACCAGATCGGCGTCGCCGAGTTCGCGTTCAACAACTTCGGGACGTGGCCGGACTACGAATCCTTCGAGCGCCAGAACGCCACCGGGCCAAACGGCGCGGCAGTCGTCACCGCGACCGGCCACGTCAGTACGAATCCGAACGTCTCGATTACGACGACGTACACGCTTCCGGCCAACTCCAGCCACATCTGGATTAACACCACGATGGAGAACGGGGGCGACCAGCGCCTCCCGGTCAATGACTCCGAGCGCCTCCAGAGCGGGGCCGCACTGAGTTCCGAGGGGCAGTCGACCTGGCTCCCCGGTTCGGGGACGGTCGAGGAGACGCGCTCGCCGCCGGTGAGTGCCGACACACTCGACCAGCCCTGGGCCGCGCTCACCGGTGACCGCGTGAGCTACGGCGTCTGGGGCGGAAACGGCTCCTTTACCTCGTACACGGGTTCCACGACCTGGATTGACCCGTGGCTCGAACACCGTCTCGATTCCGGCGAAACGCGGTCAGCGGAGTTCGCCCTCTTCGTCGGCGAGGACGGCGCAAGTAGCGGAACCAGCGAGTACTACAACAAGCAACAAGGAACCGAGACGGGGACGGTGACCGGCAGCATCGAAAGCACGGACAACGAGTCCGTGTCACAGGCCACAGTCACCGCCTCGAAGGGCGACCGTGCGTTCACCTACACCGTCGGATCGGAGACCGGAACGTACGAACTCGAACTCCCCGCCGGCGAGTACACGCTGACGGCCGATGCCAGTGGGTTTGCGGCATCAGATCCTAAATCCGTCACCGTCAGCAGCGGCGAAACGGCCACCGCCGATTTCGACTCGCTGGAGGGGCCGGCCCCCGTCAACGTCAGTGCAACAATAGACGACGAGGGCGAGGTCAGTCCCGCCGATGCCCGGATTACGGTGCTCGACGGCGGCACCGCGGTCCAGACCGTCTACACCGAAACGACGCCGGCCGGCACGGCCTCGTTCCAGCTCCCGCCCGGCAACTACACGCTGGTGTTCAACCACGGGACGGGCTACATCGCCGAACCAGTCGAGAAGAACATCTCGGTGACGCCCGGCGAGGCAGTCAGCGTCAACGCGACGTTCACCGAGGAACTGGACCCCAGCGAACGCAACTGGGTCGGCATCGACCCACACGCCCACAGTAGCGTCAGCTTCGACGGCAAGACGCCCATTGACAACTTCGTCGCCATCCAGAAATCGGCAGGCGTCGACGCGGTGTTCATCTCTGACCACAACGCCATCGGCGGCTGGGGGGCGATGCAGTCACAGGCACAGGAGCGCGAGATCATGTTCGTCCGGAGTGAGGAGATCACCACGGGCGACCTCGGGCACTTCAACCCCTATCCGCTGCACGGCGAGGAGATGATCGATTCTGACGGGACCCTTGTGGAGTTCATCGAGGAGTCCCGCAGCCGACACAACGCGACGGTGTTCCAGATCAACCATCCGGGTGACCGCTTCGTCAGCCTCGACAGCGCGCCCGGACAGCACGAGGAGTACCTCCCGATGGTCGACGCCATCGAGGCGTACAACGGCCCGTACGGCGAGTCCGACGCCGCGAGCGTGCAGGGGCTGTTTACCCTCTGGAACAACGGCTACGATATCACGGCGACCGGGGTCAGCGACGACCACTGTTCGCAGTGCTTCCCGGCGAAATATGGGAGCGCCCGCACCCGAGCATATGTCGAGGGGACCGTCACACCCGACAAGTGGGCCCAGTCAGTGAAAGACGGGCACACGTACGCGACGTACGGCCCGGCCGTAGAGTTTACTGTCGACGACAGGATGCCCGGCGAGACCGTGAACACGACCGCCGGGTCGTCCGTGGAAGCGTCCGCAACGGTCCGGAACCTCGATGAGTTGGCCTACGCCGAGGTCATCCGGAACGGCACGACCGTCTCGAACGTCACGCTCGACGGCACGAACGACACCATGAGCACCGACGTTGACATCGACGGGAACGCCTGGGTCGCCTTCCGCGTCGTCGACGAAGACGGCGACCGAGCGCTGACCAGCCCGGTCTGGATTTCGGCCGGCCAGCAAGCCGAATCCGGGACTGACGGCAACGGCGAGTCCGGCGGTGCCACGGCGACCGCCACGCCAGACACCGAGGACGAGTCGGCGGGAACGATGGCCGATGACACTGCAACCGCGGAATCGGAGACGACCGCCGCGTCCGGACCCGGGTTCACTGCCGTTGTCACGCTGCTTGCACTCATCGGTGCAGCGCTGCTCGCAACGCGGCGGGGGACCTGA
- a CDS encoding nucleoside hydrolase encodes MSRKVFFDTDPGCDDAVMLAMALGHDAIDVVGLSTVCGNTTIENTTRNAHAILDIGGYDVPVSRGCGRPLVDELTTAEWIHGENGLHGDIPDSDGDTRDIHGADAIVEAAHEYGDELTIAAVGPLPNLALALAKEPQLPDLVEDIYLMGGAAMTTGNVTPMAEANFHNDPAAASRVLQDANTRMVGLDVTNRATVAPEFIEEFRTAGGVRGTIAEWLDYRPDSGTYPLADAPAIHDAAVVADIIDNSVLTFEEYYLEVDTTGGPCHGAVICDEHGTTDNDPNSRVAVDIAVDRYREVFETGIQAYATQ; translated from the coding sequence ATGTCACGCAAAGTCTTCTTCGATACGGACCCTGGTTGCGACGACGCGGTCATGCTGGCGATGGCGCTCGGTCACGATGCAATCGATGTTGTCGGTCTTTCGACTGTCTGTGGGAACACGACTATCGAGAACACGACGCGAAACGCCCACGCGATACTGGATATCGGGGGCTACGACGTTCCGGTATCCCGTGGCTGTGGCCGCCCGCTCGTCGACGAACTCACGACCGCAGAGTGGATTCACGGTGAGAACGGGCTCCACGGCGATATCCCCGACTCCGACGGCGACACACGGGACATTCACGGGGCCGACGCAATCGTCGAAGCCGCCCACGAGTACGGGGACGAACTGACGATTGCGGCCGTCGGTCCGCTTCCGAATCTGGCACTCGCACTGGCAAAGGAACCCCAGTTACCCGATCTCGTCGAGGATATCTATCTCATGGGTGGGGCGGCGATGACGACAGGGAACGTCACGCCGATGGCCGAGGCCAACTTCCACAACGACCCTGCGGCGGCCAGCCGCGTCCTGCAGGACGCCAACACGCGGATGGTTGGCTTGGATGTGACCAACCGCGCCACCGTCGCCCCCGAGTTCATTGAGGAATTCCGTACGGCCGGTGGCGTTCGCGGGACCATCGCCGAGTGGCTCGACTACCGGCCCGACTCCGGAACCTACCCGCTGGCCGATGCGCCGGCCATCCACGACGCCGCTGTCGTCGCCGACATCATCGACAACTCGGTGCTCACCTTCGAGGAGTACTACCTTGAGGTGGACACGACCGGCGGACCCTGCCACGGAGCCGTCATCTGCGACGAGCACGGCACGACCGACAACGACCCTAACAGTCGTGTCGCTGTTGACATCGCTGTGGACCGTTATCGCGAGGTTTTCGAAACGGGGATTCAGGCCTACGCAACGCAGTAA
- a CDS encoding bifunctional UDP-sugar hydrolase/5'-nucleotidase, whose translation MDTVARSNKDDVETPSADRTENDTKNRPVDRRKFLSATAALGAVGLAGCSSSTEDGTEQTDEESEDAQETATSSGTAETESEPATGEVTLVHDTHVHGSYGDLEEAANIATYFDLMNQIADNNEHSIKVGSGDDLATSILSAQFDGKHIVDAFNEGGLEFDTFGNHDFDRGPAVLRDRIIDSEFQWVSANARNTQTGDVFGAEQGASQYELVEAGDVTVGITGIINVEAPTITTMGETTEVPGLEEPVDEVVTEMRDDGADLVVVLSHVASPAAVELAESVDGIDAIVGDHAATFSEEPQVVNNTVLSFVGDEYDYLGELTLTVEDGERTDHSLTVYDTAAAVEEDRVEPHPDVLEVAQNYESQLSDELDVVIGETTVPLDAREDTVRSEESNFGNYIADALRSHGNADIAIQNGGGIRTDELYPEGDITRRMVYSVLPFGNNQVTIEVTGDTLVEALELSSTGGGGFLQVSGMRYTYDPDKSQGDRVTEVTVGGEPLDTEATYTVATNGFTATGGDGYTMFQDAPRIIDANEGELLSVILEDAIKEDGTISPSVEGRITTA comes from the coding sequence ATGGATACTGTGGCACGAAGCAACAAAGACGACGTAGAAACACCTTCAGCGGACCGAACGGAGAACGATACGAAGAACAGACCCGTCGACCGGCGGAAGTTCCTCTCGGCTACTGCTGCACTCGGCGCTGTGGGTCTCGCTGGTTGTTCTTCCAGTACCGAGGACGGGACCGAGCAGACCGACGAAGAATCCGAAGACGCTCAGGAGACCGCGACTTCATCTGGAACTGCCGAGACCGAATCTGAACCTGCAACGGGCGAGGTGACGCTCGTCCACGACACCCACGTACACGGTAGCTACGGCGACCTCGAAGAGGCGGCGAACATCGCCACCTACTTCGATCTGATGAATCAGATTGCGGACAATAACGAACACTCGATAAAGGTTGGATCCGGGGACGACCTGGCCACCTCCATTCTCTCCGCACAGTTCGACGGGAAACACATTGTCGACGCGTTCAACGAGGGTGGGCTGGAATTCGACACGTTCGGAAACCACGACTTTGACAGAGGGCCGGCTGTTTTGCGGGACCGTATTATCGACAGCGAGTTCCAGTGGGTAAGCGCGAACGCCCGCAACACACAGACTGGCGACGTGTTCGGTGCTGAACAGGGGGCGAGCCAGTACGAACTCGTCGAGGCCGGCGACGTGACCGTCGGTATCACGGGAATCATCAACGTCGAAGCGCCGACGATCACCACCATGGGCGAGACTACTGAGGTCCCGGGCCTTGAGGAACCCGTCGACGAGGTCGTGACCGAAATGCGGGACGACGGTGCCGACCTCGTCGTCGTGCTGTCCCACGTGGCGAGCCCGGCCGCTGTCGAGCTTGCAGAGTCTGTCGACGGGATCGACGCTATCGTCGGCGATCACGCCGCGACGTTCTCAGAGGAGCCCCAAGTCGTGAACAACACGGTGCTTTCGTTCGTTGGCGACGAGTACGACTATCTTGGCGAACTGACGCTCACTGTCGAAGACGGGGAGCGGACCGACCACAGCCTGACGGTGTACGACACCGCTGCTGCGGTTGAGGAGGACCGTGTCGAACCGCATCCAGACGTGCTCGAAGTCGCCCAGAACTACGAAAGCCAGCTCAGTGACGAACTCGATGTCGTCATCGGGGAGACAACCGTTCCGCTCGATGCCCGCGAGGACACTGTCCGTTCCGAGGAATCGAACTTCGGGAATTACATTGCCGATGCGCTCCGCAGCCACGGCAATGCGGACATCGCAATCCAGAACGGTGGCGGCATCCGGACTGACGAACTCTACCCCGAAGGAGACATCACGAGACGGATGGTCTACAGCGTTCTCCCGTTCGGAAACAACCAGGTGACCATCGAGGTTACCGGTGACACGCTGGTCGAGGCGCTGGAACTCAGTTCGACCGGCGGGGGCGGATTCCTGCAAGTGAGCGGTATGCGATACACCTACGACCCGGACAAATCGCAGGGCGACCGCGTCACTGAGGTAACGGTCGGCGGCGAGCCACTCGACACCGAAGCAACCTACACCGTCGCAACAAACGGCTTCACCGCCACCGGCGGCGACGGCTACACGATGTTCCAGGACGCTCCACGCATTATCGACGCAAACGAGGGCGAGCTGCTGTCGGTCATTCTTGAGGACGCAATCAAGGAGGACGGGACGATTTCGCCGTCGGTCGAAGGCCGCATCACGACAGCGTAA
- a CDS encoding iron transporter, whose translation MWPGRDPTRREFIATSGVALGMSVAGCATGDDATSETETPSGAAPGGAEATPEGTDAGRENELPTATAQERPLVHIPAHQDGMRMVGMTEVGPYMVAMSYTLLHDFWVLAGQEKSYVRINNGQGLHLMATVWDPEYNQRIPLGSPPVEVRDAASGDSVAEKSLWPMLSQQMGPHFGDNIAFPDEGEYTVQLSFDPVSARQLGEYRGRFTDSVDAEFDLLFRTDITNNIRERFVDEAGQAGALEPMETNMKPNGSLPDARALPGEHGGIVESGAAKFVVQVLRNAPAGIDSSGPYLAVSARTPYNQYPLPFMGLRATVSSAGEEVRKPLKAAIHPELGYHYGAPFPAIAMGDEVTLEVGAPPQIARHRGYQTAFLEFDHMTLTFGEQ comes from the coding sequence ATGTGGCCCGGGAGAGACCCTACGCGCCGTGAGTTCATCGCTACGAGCGGGGTAGCACTTGGGATGAGTGTCGCCGGCTGTGCAACGGGGGATGACGCCACGAGCGAGACTGAGACTCCATCCGGGGCTGCACCTGGCGGGGCCGAAGCAACGCCCGAGGGAACCGACGCGGGGCGGGAGAATGAACTCCCGACAGCTACTGCGCAGGAACGTCCATTGGTACACATCCCGGCACATCAGGACGGAATGCGGATGGTCGGTATGACCGAGGTAGGGCCGTACATGGTGGCGATGTCCTATACACTGCTTCACGACTTCTGGGTATTAGCTGGCCAAGAGAAGAGTTACGTACGGATCAACAATGGGCAGGGTCTGCATCTTATGGCAACCGTGTGGGACCCGGAGTACAACCAGCGTATCCCACTGGGTAGCCCGCCAGTCGAGGTTCGAGACGCCGCGAGCGGCGACAGTGTGGCCGAGAAGTCGCTGTGGCCGATGCTGTCCCAGCAGATGGGCCCACACTTTGGAGACAACATCGCGTTTCCGGACGAGGGTGAGTACACGGTGCAACTCTCGTTTGACCCGGTTTCGGCGCGGCAGCTAGGCGAGTATCGCGGGCGGTTCACCGACTCGGTGGACGCCGAGTTCGACCTGCTGTTCAGAACCGACATCACGAACAACATTCGCGAGCGGTTCGTCGACGAGGCGGGACAGGCGGGGGCGCTCGAACCGATGGAAACGAACATGAAACCCAACGGATCGCTGCCGGATGCGAGGGCGCTACCAGGAGAACACGGCGGTATCGTTGAGAGTGGGGCCGCGAAATTTGTGGTCCAAGTTCTTCGAAATGCTCCGGCAGGAATTGACAGCTCTGGCCCGTATCTCGCGGTGTCCGCTCGAACACCGTACAACCAGTATCCACTCCCGTTCATGGGCCTCCGAGCAACTGTTTCCAGCGCCGGTGAAGAGGTCCGCAAGCCACTGAAGGCAGCCATTCACCCCGAACTGGGGTACCATTACGGTGCCCCGTTCCCTGCTATCGCGATGGGTGACGAGGTGACGCTGGAAGTCGGAGCCCCGCCGCAGATCGCGCGGCACCGCGGCTACCAGACTGCGTTTCTGGAGTTCGACCACATGACACTCACATTCGGAGAACAGTAG
- a CDS encoding Tat pathway signal protein: protein MTDGDRTLTRREALRAAVAVGGSAGLAACLNLESQPTETGEANRNTDRPDGTESAAELPNRQHAWNEFSRTDEHGNPVLARHHVLLLANYVGDGPVDDVDRKQAANAFGELEETYRWASDGLLFTVGYSPAYFDRYDEPLSESVDLPRPAALAPFEDPSFDTPDLLVHLASDRASAVLEAKQALFGELETANGSEVTETIDGIVELVDRRTGFIGPGLPAEHDDVDGVPDGAVPEDAPLFMGFKSGFVENQATEDSVTITEGPFAGGTTQHLSLLRTELDQWYNQDSRKQRVTKMFSATHAAEDLVEGVGDNLGDSSLVSETGVGDRVSDDAFEEGVVGHAQKLARARDEDGDPRLLRRDFATVDDGRTGVHFLSLQESIADFIQTRTAMNGTDVANVGGVGTKNNNGILQYITTVRRGNYLLPPRSKRSFPRPS, encoded by the coding sequence ATGACGGACGGAGACAGGACCCTGACCCGCCGGGAAGCGCTCCGCGCAGCCGTCGCGGTCGGAGGGTCGGCAGGGCTCGCAGCCTGCCTCAATCTAGAGAGCCAGCCAACGGAGACGGGGGAGGCCAACCGTAATACCGACCGGCCAGACGGCACCGAATCGGCGGCTGAACTACCGAATCGACAGCACGCATGGAACGAGTTCTCTCGAACCGATGAGCATGGGAACCCGGTGCTCGCTCGGCATCACGTGTTGCTACTGGCTAACTATGTTGGCGATGGACCGGTCGACGACGTAGACCGGAAGCAGGCTGCGAACGCGTTTGGCGAGCTAGAGGAGACGTATCGGTGGGCCTCCGACGGGCTGCTGTTTACTGTCGGCTACTCTCCAGCATACTTCGACCGATACGACGAACCGCTTTCGGAGTCGGTTGACCTGCCCCGGCCGGCGGCACTAGCCCCTTTCGAGGACCCGTCGTTCGATACTCCGGATCTCCTCGTGCATCTAGCAAGCGACCGTGCTTCGGCGGTGCTCGAGGCCAAGCAAGCGCTATTCGGTGAGTTGGAAACGGCAAACGGGAGCGAAGTCACCGAAACCATAGATGGGATAGTCGAGTTGGTCGACCGGCGGACGGGATTTATCGGTCCGGGGCTCCCGGCGGAACACGACGACGTGGACGGCGTTCCGGACGGAGCGGTCCCCGAAGATGCACCGCTGTTCATGGGTTTCAAATCGGGGTTTGTAGAGAATCAGGCAACAGAAGACAGCGTAACGATCACCGAGGGTCCGTTCGCGGGCGGCACCACGCAACACCTCTCACTGCTACGCACAGAACTGGACCAGTGGTACAACCAGGACTCCCGGAAACAGCGCGTCACAAAGATGTTCTCGGCGACGCACGCGGCGGAGGATCTGGTCGAGGGTGTCGGCGACAACCTCGGTGATTCGTCGCTCGTCTCGGAGACTGGCGTCGGTGACCGAGTCAGTGACGACGCATTTGAGGAAGGCGTGGTCGGGCACGCCCAGAAGCTCGCACGTGCGCGAGACGAGGACGGCGACCCACGGCTCCTCCGACGCGACTTCGCGACGGTAGACGATGGCCGGACCGGTGTCCACTTCCTCAGTCTCCAGGAGAGCATCGCGGACTTTATTCAGACCCGGACCGCCATGAACGGCACCGATGTTGCGAATGTCGGCGGCGTCGGGACGAAAAACAACAACGGGATACTGCAGTACATTACCACAGTTCGACGCGGGAACTACTTGCTCCCGCCCCGCTCGAAGCGCTCGTTCCCCCGTCCGTCGTGA